From the genome of Gemmatimonas phototrophica, one region includes:
- a CDS encoding phospholipase D-like domain-containing protein, with the protein MGPGPAAGNDRPPAIRPRRAYGLARGLADGVRDPGFRALVQRIDGSPVHLLPPARLLPDGPEAFARMQQAIGDAREEVLLETYILRDDTLGESMQGALIAAAQRGVRVSVLADAVGSLFTRDEFWETLEAGGVTVRHFHRFWHHPFEALRRDHRKLLVIDRTVSFTGGMNIGNEYGSSIRRHRDAWRDTFIELRGSVARELAAVFAEGWDRARGPALPGLEYVSWSEGVVHPPTTRRAFALPLRLEAQLTRRLGRRRDRKRGRQVRREAEPAGDDMPGVAVLDPRPGRGQREMLSVLVALVGAARERLWITTPYFAPPTRALELLAAAARRGVDVRLLLPSARTDVPLVRHAAHGTYQRLLQHGVRVYEYQRATLHAKTVVVDGYAGIVGSSNLDFRSFWLNAECNVLLFDEASSAALERAFKTDLEGSVEITAESWRQRTIGHRLLDRLARALRWAL; encoded by the coding sequence GTGGGACCTGGTCCCGCGGCCGGGAACGACCGGCCGCCGGCCATTCGGCCGCGGCGGGCGTATGGCCTGGCCCGGGGGCTTGCCGACGGGGTGCGTGACCCGGGGTTCCGGGCGCTGGTGCAGCGTATCGATGGCAGCCCGGTGCATCTGCTGCCGCCGGCTCGGCTTCTCCCCGACGGCCCGGAGGCCTTTGCGCGGATGCAGCAGGCTATTGGCGACGCGCGCGAGGAGGTGCTGCTGGAGACGTACATCCTGCGCGACGATACCCTCGGGGAGTCCATGCAGGGGGCGCTTATTGCCGCCGCGCAGCGCGGGGTGCGGGTGAGTGTGCTGGCCGACGCGGTAGGCTCCCTCTTTACGCGGGATGAGTTCTGGGAGACGCTGGAAGCGGGGGGCGTTACGGTGCGCCACTTCCATCGGTTTTGGCACCATCCCTTTGAAGCGTTGCGGCGTGATCACCGCAAACTGCTGGTGATTGACCGCACGGTGAGCTTTACCGGCGGCATGAACATCGGCAACGAATACGGGTCGAGTATTCGTCGGCACCGAGACGCGTGGCGCGACACGTTCATCGAGCTGCGCGGCTCCGTGGCGCGGGAGTTGGCCGCGGTCTTCGCGGAAGGGTGGGATAGGGCGCGCGGGCCGGCGTTGCCGGGGTTGGAGTATGTGAGTTGGAGCGAGGGAGTCGTGCACCCACCAACCACGCGCCGCGCGTTTGCGCTGCCGCTGCGCTTGGAAGCGCAGCTCACCAGGCGGCTGGGGCGACGCCGCGATCGGAAGCGTGGACGCCAGGTACGCCGCGAGGCCGAGCCGGCGGGGGATGACATGCCCGGGGTCGCGGTGCTGGACCCGCGTCCGGGGCGAGGACAGCGGGAAATGCTGTCGGTGCTGGTGGCCCTGGTGGGGGCCGCGCGCGAACGGCTCTGGATTACCACGCCCTATTTCGCACCGCCCACGCGGGCGCTGGAGCTGCTGGCGGCGGCGGCCCGTCGCGGCGTGGATGTACGCCTGTTGCTTCCCAGCGCGCGTACCGATGTGCCGCTGGTGCGTCACGCGGCGCATGGGACCTATCAGCGGCTGTTGCAGCACGGAGTCCGCGTGTACGAATACCAGCGCGCCACGCTGCACGCCAAAACCGTGGTGGTCGACGGCTACGCGGGTATAGTAGGGTCGTCCAACCTCGATTTCCGTTCATTTTGGCTGAATGCGGAATGCAATGTGTTGCTGTTCGATGAGGCGAGTAGTGCGGCACTGGAGCGCGCATTCAAAACGGACCTCGAGGGGAGTGTTGAAATCACCGCCGAGTCGTGGCGCCAGCGCACGATTGGACATCGTCTGCTGGACCGTCTGGCCCGTGCGTTACGCTGGGCTCTGTAA
- a CDS encoding carboxypeptidase regulatory-like domain-containing protein gives MWKHLLVGMLGLGLAREGAAQAASSTARLRLNGAVWDSTLAAPLAGASVQAVRADDPTRLRTATTDARGNFRLDSLESGDYAVVVYHPRLDSLGIQQLSRGASVGTDNERVSLAIPSARTLVSQVCGAESAARGVGYLRGMLRDAEQPGATRVGTVQAEWQALSMDGLAVKREMQTIQARTDSAGVYVLCGVPANDNVQVRAWSGADSTGIAELLTTELGIVLRDLYTGRVRRERIVMAPDSGGDTTSLAVDVLRGPGVVRGRIDGAGGRPLSNAQITVWGTGVQATTSDSGRFVLPTMPTGTHMLDVRVLGYRAARQVVDIVPGDSGAVTVSMVRTMTLDTVRVQAGRTTVMQRQLADFEERRRTGATGRFFGPEDLAKRPPTRTGDILRMVPGVRVVPATYGERIQMRGLNFNAWCTPDVWVDGIRMQGFNSVENMVQPDEMRAVEVYANPQTVPAQFTSLSGCGVILFWTGPRK, from the coding sequence ATGTGGAAACATCTGCTCGTGGGAATGCTGGGCTTGGGGTTGGCGCGTGAAGGGGCGGCACAGGCTGCGTCATCAACCGCGCGCCTCCGCCTGAACGGCGCGGTGTGGGACAGCACGCTGGCGGCGCCACTGGCCGGCGCGAGTGTTCAGGCGGTGCGCGCCGACGATCCGACGCGGTTGCGCACGGCAACCACTGACGCGCGCGGCAACTTCCGGCTCGATTCACTGGAGTCGGGCGACTACGCCGTGGTGGTGTATCACCCGCGCCTTGATTCGCTGGGTATTCAGCAGCTCTCGCGCGGGGCCAGTGTGGGCACGGACAACGAGCGCGTCTCGCTGGCTATCCCTTCTGCTCGTACGCTGGTGTCGCAGGTGTGCGGCGCGGAGAGCGCCGCGCGCGGAGTTGGGTATCTGCGCGGCATGCTGCGCGATGCTGAACAACCGGGAGCAACGCGCGTCGGCACGGTGCAAGCCGAGTGGCAGGCGTTGAGCATGGATGGGCTCGCGGTGAAGCGCGAGATGCAAACGATTCAGGCGCGCACCGACTCGGCGGGGGTGTATGTACTGTGCGGAGTGCCAGCCAACGACAATGTGCAGGTGCGCGCGTGGAGCGGCGCCGATTCTACCGGAATTGCCGAGCTGCTGACCACCGAGCTGGGGATCGTGCTGCGCGATTTGTACACCGGGCGGGTCCGTCGCGAACGCATCGTGATGGCGCCTGACAGTGGTGGGGATACCACGAGTCTCGCCGTTGACGTGCTGCGCGGACCGGGCGTGGTGCGCGGGCGCATTGACGGCGCCGGTGGGCGTCCCTTGAGCAATGCCCAGATCACGGTGTGGGGTACTGGTGTGCAGGCCACGACGTCGGACAGCGGCCGCTTTGTGCTTCCCACGATGCCCACGGGTACGCATATGCTGGATGTGCGCGTGCTGGGATATCGCGCTGCCCGTCAGGTGGTGGACATTGTGCCGGGGGACAGTGGCGCGGTGACGGTGTCCATGGTGCGGACCATGACGCTCGACACGGTGCGGGTGCAGGCTGGGCGTACGACCGTGATGCAGCGCCAGCTGGCGGACTTTGAAGAGCGACGACGTACCGGTGCAACGGGTCGGTTCTTCGGTCCGGAGGATCTCGCCAAGCGGCCCCCCACGCGCACGGGTGACATACTGCGCATGGTGCCGGGGGTTCGTGTGGTGCCCGCCACCTACGGTGAGCGCATTCAGATGCGCGGGCTGAACTTCAACGCCTGGTGCACGCCCGATGTATGGGTGGATGGCATTCGCATGCAGGGATTCAACAGCGTGGAGAACATGGTGCAGCCGGACGAGATGCGGGCGGTGGAAGTGTACGCCAACCCGCAGACGGTTCCGGCCCAGTTCACGTCATTGAGTGGCTGCGGGGTGATTCTGTTTTGGACAGGACCGCGGAAGTAG
- a CDS encoding MlaD family protein, which produces MTTTKRTSDFVVGLTVIVVTVVLIAGTLWLNQADLGGRTRHLVVRSRDVGGVALGNPVVIRGVRAGRVEAIALGDNNWVVLKLGLDREVELPNDPVVLLAASSLFGEWQATVTSRDGVPGDRELRAAVDEARTTGDTLAGAVLPDIAQLTAVAGRISGDVAEVAERVQVAFDDQAAKELRESIRNFATLSADLARTVNAQSKNLDRISTNVQTGLTTINAAAARLNTFSGRVDSATSRGELQTIVTNSQTAARELVDAAHNLRELTDRLDKTEINLSRAVARADSVFAKANSRSGTLGLMINDPALYQQSDSLVRELRALVADIKKNPRRYVNVRVF; this is translated from the coding sequence ATGACCACCACCAAACGCACCAGCGATTTTGTTGTCGGCCTCACCGTCATTGTGGTGACCGTCGTACTCATTGCCGGGACGCTCTGGCTGAACCAGGCCGATCTCGGCGGACGCACGCGTCATCTCGTGGTCCGCTCGCGCGACGTGGGGGGCGTGGCGCTGGGCAACCCGGTCGTCATTCGTGGTGTACGCGCCGGTCGGGTGGAAGCCATTGCGCTGGGCGACAACAACTGGGTGGTCCTCAAGCTGGGGCTCGACCGCGAGGTGGAGCTCCCCAATGATCCCGTGGTGCTGTTGGCCGCCTCGAGTCTCTTTGGTGAGTGGCAGGCCACCGTGACCAGTCGCGATGGCGTGCCCGGCGACCGCGAACTGCGTGCCGCGGTAGACGAAGCGCGCACTACCGGCGACACGCTGGCCGGCGCGGTGCTCCCCGACATTGCCCAGCTGACCGCCGTGGCGGGGCGCATCAGTGGTGACGTGGCCGAAGTGGCGGAGCGCGTGCAGGTAGCCTTTGACGATCAGGCCGCCAAGGAGCTGCGCGAAAGCATTCGCAACTTTGCCACCCTGTCGGCGGATCTGGCGCGCACGGTGAATGCGCAATCGAAGAACCTCGATCGCATCAGCACCAATGTGCAGACCGGTCTCACCACCATCAACGCGGCCGCGGCGCGGCTCAATACGTTTTCCGGTCGGGTGGACTCCGCCACCAGTCGTGGTGAGCTGCAAACCATTGTGACCAACTCACAAACCGCCGCTCGCGAACTGGTGGATGCCGCGCACAACCTCCGCGAACTCACCGATCGACTGGACAAGACCGAGATCAATCTCTCCCGCGCCGTGGCGCGCGCCGATTCGGTGTTTGCGAAAGCCAACAGCCGCAGCGGGACGCTCGGTCTGATGATCAACGATCCTGCGCTCTATCAGCAGAGCGACTCGCTGGTGCGGGAACTGCGCGCGCTGGTGGCGGATATCAAGAAGAATCCGCGGCGGTATGTGAATGTTCGGGTGTTTTGA
- a CDS encoding MlaE family ABC transporter permease — protein MNQIISSIGRVTRRLFEPVGTGARFVADVAHAARDVRSWMPEVSTHARILGVESLPIGIFIALFTGIVLALLASYSVGSIVPPYFVGTLVQKTVTLELAPVLTGLALAGRVGANIAAELGTMRVTEQIDALETLTFDPMSYLVVPRVVASAAMFPVVVGMAMLVGMLSGWGASVFLLDISTPQFLKGVRIFFTSFDVRYGLVKSASFGAAVALIGCRAGLSTSGGAQGVGRGATRAVVISAVMILVLDAFWAMVWLTNRTIK, from the coding sequence ATGAACCAGATCATCAGCAGCATTGGCCGCGTCACGCGGAGACTCTTTGAACCCGTCGGCACCGGCGCGCGCTTTGTGGCCGATGTGGCGCACGCGGCGCGCGACGTGCGCAGCTGGATGCCCGAGGTCAGCACGCACGCGCGCATTCTGGGTGTCGAGTCGTTGCCCATTGGCATCTTCATCGCCCTCTTCACCGGTATCGTGCTCGCGTTGTTGGCCAGCTACAGCGTGGGCAGCATCGTACCGCCGTATTTCGTGGGCACCCTGGTGCAGAAAACCGTGACACTCGAGCTGGCGCCGGTGCTCACCGGCCTCGCGCTCGCCGGCCGGGTAGGGGCCAACATTGCCGCCGAGCTGGGCACGATGCGCGTGACAGAGCAGATCGACGCGTTGGAAACGCTCACCTTCGATCCCATGAGTTATCTCGTGGTGCCGCGCGTGGTGGCATCGGCGGCCATGTTTCCGGTTGTCGTGGGCATGGCCATGCTGGTGGGCATGCTCTCCGGATGGGGCGCGTCGGTCTTTCTGCTCGACATCAGTACGCCGCAGTTTCTCAAAGGGGTGCGCATTTTCTTCACCTCGTTCGACGTGCGCTACGGGCTCGTGAAATCGGCCAGCTTTGGCGCCGCGGTGGCCCTCATTGGGTGCCGAGCGGGTCTCAGCACGTCCGGGGGCGCGCAGGGGGTGGGACGCGGCGCCACCCGCGCCGTGGTGATTTCAGCCGTGATGATTCTCGTGCTCGACGCCTTCTGGGCCATGGTTTGGCTCACCAACCGCACGATCAAGTGA
- a CDS encoding carboxypeptidase regulatory-like domain-containing protein, translated as MWKILLLGVLCCGWSRECLAQGAGSSERGRVVGTVWDSTRAAPLKRSVVQMVHAEGLATPRSTVADSAGRFNFDTVEAGVWVLAAVHPRLDTLGVDELVLRVPVAPGGTSRANLTLPSLGSLSRQLCGVNARDSTGYLSGHLRRADGDRGPAVGAVRITWTELAVNDGRLVRQAVSVVGRTSPSGQYLLCGIPTSTAAVVQAWSGTDSTGVIDVAFSAAPIARLDFYVGRTQYVQQTLDSAAVGDSLATVVLRRGEGRVSGVISDAQNKPISGAVVAILGSGQTQRTGATGRFDLNGVATGTQLLDVRAIGFEPLRIPINIFENEAPVTTFAMSKAVVLDKVEIRAFRAIAMGQDMIDFEQRRKTGSGRYFGPEDMIALDPLRVATLMERIPGVRVVSNGVSGDRILMRGIGFSQFCTPDIWLDGYRISDDGTMDSFVQPQQIRAVEIYASAGSVPPMYATVSGCGVVVIWTGPRTPEGVGRR; from the coding sequence ATGTGGAAGATTCTGCTATTGGGAGTGCTGTGCTGCGGGTGGTCGCGTGAGTGCCTTGCGCAGGGCGCAGGCTCCTCCGAGCGTGGGCGGGTCGTGGGGACCGTGTGGGACAGTACGCGTGCGGCACCTCTGAAACGCAGTGTGGTGCAGATGGTGCACGCGGAAGGGCTGGCGACACCGCGATCGACGGTGGCGGACAGCGCTGGGCGGTTCAATTTCGACACGGTCGAGGCGGGCGTGTGGGTGCTGGCGGCGGTGCATCCGCGACTCGATACGTTGGGCGTTGATGAGCTGGTCCTGCGCGTGCCCGTTGCGCCGGGTGGGACGTCACGGGCCAACCTGACGCTTCCCTCGCTGGGCAGCCTGAGTCGTCAACTGTGTGGCGTGAATGCGCGGGACTCGACCGGGTATCTCAGCGGCCACCTGCGACGTGCCGATGGTGATCGAGGCCCCGCGGTTGGGGCTGTCCGCATTACGTGGACTGAACTGGCGGTGAACGACGGTCGTCTGGTCCGACAGGCTGTCTCGGTTGTTGGCCGGACCTCCCCCTCCGGGCAATACCTGCTGTGCGGTATTCCGACCTCGACCGCAGCGGTCGTGCAGGCATGGAGTGGTACCGATTCCACCGGCGTTATAGACGTGGCGTTTTCAGCGGCGCCGATTGCCAGGCTCGACTTCTACGTTGGTCGCACCCAATACGTGCAACAGACGCTGGATAGCGCGGCGGTGGGTGATAGCCTGGCGACGGTGGTGTTGCGCCGCGGTGAAGGGCGGGTGAGTGGCGTGATCTCCGATGCGCAGAACAAGCCGATCAGCGGTGCGGTGGTGGCCATTTTGGGAAGTGGACAGACACAGCGAACCGGCGCGACCGGTCGATTTGATCTGAACGGCGTGGCCACCGGTACCCAACTCCTCGATGTGCGCGCCATTGGCTTTGAACCGCTGCGCATTCCGATCAACATCTTCGAGAACGAAGCTCCGGTAACGACCTTCGCCATGTCCAAAGCGGTCGTATTGGATAAAGTGGAGATCCGGGCGTTTCGCGCCATCGCCATGGGTCAGGACATGATCGACTTCGAGCAACGGCGAAAGACGGGCTCCGGGCGCTACTTTGGACCCGAAGACATGATCGCGCTGGACCCGCTGCGCGTAGCCACGCTCATGGAGCGGATACCTGGCGTTCGCGTGGTGTCAAATGGAGTGTCTGGCGACCGCATTCTGATGCGAGGCATTGGCTTCAGCCAGTTCTGCACTCCGGATATCTGGCTTGATGGCTATCGTATCTCTGACGACGGCACCATGGATTCCTTTGTGCAGCCGCAACAGATCCGCGCGGTGGAGATCTATGCCAGCGCCGGAAGTGTGCCACCGATGTACGCGACGGTCTCGGGGTGTGGTGTGGTGGTGATTTGGACCGGGCCGCGTACGCCGGAGGGGGTGGGGCGGCGGTGA
- the ahcY gene encoding adenosylhomocysteinase — protein sequence MTEHGVVDLTSAERPAFAVRDLSLAEWGRKEIRLAEQEMPGLMALRAEHAGKFPLKGAKIMGSLHMTVQTAVLIETLVALGADVRWVSCNIFSTQDHAAAAVAVGPTGTVEKPNGTPVFAWKGETLEEYWWCTEQALMWSDGTGPNLLLDDGGDATLLVHKGTEYELSGEIPGFDSDNEPEEWGVILDLLRAEQAKNPGRWTKVLAGIRGVSEETTTGVHRLYEMERAGTLAFPAINVNDAVTKSKFDNLYGCRHSVVDGLNRATDVMLAGKIVVVLGYGDVGKGCAQALKGQGARVVITEIDPICALQAALEGYQVTTLEDIVDQADIFVSATGNKNVITVEHMSRMKDKAIVSNIGHFDNEIDMAGLKKVEGMKRINIKPQYDEFVLPNGRSILILAEGRLMNLGCATGHPSFVMSASFSNQVLAQLELHANAEQYEKKVYTLPKHLDEKVARLHLEKLGVKLTVLSADQASYIGVPLEGPYKASHYKY from the coding sequence ATGACCGAGCACGGCGTCGTCGATCTGACCTCTGCCGAACGTCCCGCCTTTGCCGTGCGCGATCTGTCGCTCGCGGAGTGGGGGCGCAAGGAAATCCGTCTGGCCGAGCAGGAAATGCCGGGCCTCATGGCGCTTCGCGCGGAACATGCGGGCAAGTTCCCGCTCAAGGGCGCCAAGATCATGGGCTCGCTGCACATGACCGTGCAGACGGCGGTGCTCATTGAAACGCTCGTCGCACTGGGCGCCGACGTGCGCTGGGTGTCGTGCAACATCTTCTCCACGCAGGATCATGCGGCGGCGGCTGTCGCCGTTGGCCCGACGGGCACGGTGGAGAAGCCGAACGGCACGCCGGTTTTTGCCTGGAAGGGCGAAACGCTGGAAGAGTACTGGTGGTGCACGGAGCAGGCGCTCATGTGGAGCGACGGCACGGGTCCCAATCTGTTGCTCGATGACGGCGGTGACGCCACGTTGCTCGTGCACAAGGGCACCGAGTACGAACTGTCCGGCGAAATCCCGGGCTTCGATAGCGACAACGAGCCGGAAGAGTGGGGCGTGATTCTCGATCTGCTGCGCGCCGAGCAGGCGAAGAACCCGGGACGCTGGACGAAGGTGCTGGCCGGCATTCGTGGTGTGTCGGAAGAGACCACCACGGGTGTGCATCGCCTCTACGAAATGGAGCGCGCTGGCACGCTGGCCTTCCCGGCCATCAACGTGAACGACGCCGTCACCAAGTCGAAGTTCGACAACCTGTACGGCTGCCGTCACTCGGTCGTCGACGGCTTGAACCGCGCGACCGACGTGATGCTCGCCGGCAAGATTGTCGTGGTGCTGGGCTACGGCGACGTGGGCAAGGGGTGCGCGCAGGCGCTCAAGGGTCAGGGCGCGCGTGTCGTGATCACCGAAATCGATCCCATCTGCGCGTTGCAGGCGGCGCTCGAAGGCTACCAGGTCACCACGCTCGAAGACATCGTGGACCAGGCGGACATCTTCGTGTCGGCCACGGGCAACAAGAACGTGATTACGGTTGAGCACATGAGCCGCATGAAGGACAAGGCGATCGTGTCCAACATCGGTCACTTCGACAACGAGATCGACATGGCCGGTCTCAAGAAGGTCGAAGGGATGAAGCGCATCAACATCAAGCCGCAGTACGACGAGTTCGTACTGCCGAACGGCCGCTCCATTCTCATTCTGGCCGAAGGCCGTCTCATGAACCTTGGCTGCGCCACGGGCCACCCGAGCTTCGTGATGAGCGCGAGCTTCAGCAACCAGGTGCTGGCGCAGCTCGAGCTGCACGCCAACGCCGAACAGTACGAGAAGAAGGTCTACACGCTCCCCAAGCACCTCGACGAAAAGGTGGCGCGTTTGCACCTTGAGAAGCTGGGCGTGAAGCTGACGGTGCTGTCGGCGGATCAGGCGTCGTACATTGGCGTGCCGCTGGAAGGGCCGTACAAGGCGAGCCACTACAAGTACTAA
- a CDS encoding MgtC/SapB family protein produces MLSYTLALDLLVAALVGMAVGVEREWSGHTSGPDGRFAGARTFTLLGAIGGFAGWFMRLDQPVLAAIIAAGGILMPVVAYWTAMKRPGTTTDSTTEVAAVLVVVLGMVSGLGHRTPAAAAVAVMVILLAEKSWVQQTLQRVDARELRAAAQFAVLALVVLPILPDTAYGPYEAFRPRQLWVVVLIFSALNFAGYIARRLVGETRGLGVTGLLGGMVSSTAVALTFSRRSREEPLLALPLALGVVAACTVLIPRILTVTAMLRPALAWATVPFLLPPLLAGLSLMAVALWHERDTRPSSSGDFLAVAPADTQNGLGTNPLGLASSLQMAIAFQVVLFAIAWVQRNAGDTGVIASATLLGLTDMDALTLSMTRYGAEPATQQIAAAAIGVGVLSNTALKAALVLGIGAPRFRLRAAGGLGVLALGSAVGLLIGWPR; encoded by the coding sequence ATGCTCTCCTATACGTTGGCGCTCGATCTCCTGGTGGCCGCACTCGTCGGGATGGCGGTGGGAGTGGAGCGCGAGTGGTCGGGGCACACCTCCGGGCCCGATGGCCGGTTCGCCGGCGCCCGGACGTTTACCCTGCTCGGCGCCATTGGCGGGTTCGCCGGCTGGTTCATGCGGCTCGACCAGCCAGTGCTGGCGGCGATCATCGCCGCCGGTGGGATTCTCATGCCCGTCGTCGCCTACTGGACCGCCATGAAGCGCCCAGGCACCACCACCGACAGCACCACCGAAGTGGCGGCCGTGCTGGTGGTTGTCCTTGGTATGGTCTCCGGGCTCGGACACCGCACCCCCGCCGCCGCTGCGGTAGCGGTCATGGTGATCCTGCTAGCCGAAAAGAGCTGGGTTCAGCAAACCCTGCAGCGAGTAGACGCCAGGGAACTGCGCGCTGCCGCCCAGTTTGCCGTCCTGGCGCTGGTCGTTCTCCCCATTCTCCCCGACACCGCCTACGGTCCCTACGAGGCCTTTCGGCCGCGGCAGCTGTGGGTGGTGGTGCTCATTTTTTCGGCGCTCAACTTCGCCGGCTACATCGCGCGCCGGCTGGTGGGCGAAACCCGCGGACTCGGCGTCACCGGCCTGCTGGGCGGGATGGTCTCATCCACCGCAGTGGCGCTCACCTTCAGCCGGCGCAGTCGCGAGGAGCCGCTGCTCGCTTTGCCGCTGGCCCTCGGGGTGGTTGCCGCGTGCACGGTGCTCATTCCGCGCATCCTGACGGTCACCGCCATGCTGCGCCCCGCCCTCGCGTGGGCTACGGTCCCCTTTTTGCTCCCGCCTCTGCTCGCCGGACTCTCGCTCATGGCGGTGGCCCTCTGGCATGAACGCGATACCCGTCCCTCCAGCAGCGGCGACTTTCTAGCCGTTGCGCCCGCCGACACGCAGAACGGATTGGGCACCAACCCGCTGGGACTCGCCTCCTCTCTGCAGATGGCAATCGCCTTCCAGGTCGTGCTTTTTGCCATTGCCTGGGTACAGCGCAACGCTGGTGACACCGGGGTGATTGCGTCCGCCACGCTGCTGGGACTTACCGACATGGATGCCCTGACGCTTTCAATGACCCGCTACGGCGCCGAGCCCGCGACACAGCAGATTGCCGCCGCCGCCATTGGCGTAGGCGTGCTCTCCAACACCGCCCTCAAGGCAGCGCTGGTGCTGGGCATTGGTGCCCCACGCTTTCGCCTGCGCGCCGCCGGCGGTCTTGGCGTTCTGGCCCTCGGCAGCGCGGTAGGACTGCTGATTGGATGGCCCCGGTAA
- a CDS encoding ArsR/SmtB family transcription factor, with protein MTAPRLSIHDRMVELADTSRCRLLAALERQELTVGELAAALQLPQSTVSRHLRILADQDWVSSRAEGSSRWYRRNPLLDADMLGLWELVRGAMANTPAALQDDARIDAVIATRRSVTQAFFATASAEWDALRTDMFGARADLAATFALLDPDLVVGDLGCGTGSLSAALAPHVGHVHAIDASPAMLDAAATRLGAFDNVSVTEGTLEALPLETGVLDVALLTLVLHHVADPARALREVHRVLRPAGRLLITDMRPHTHERYREQMGHVWLGFSEAVLSAWLHEAGFDRVRYVPIPVDAEASGPALFSCTAVAMPRPLMVV; from the coding sequence ATGACCGCCCCTCGCCTGTCTATTCACGACCGTATGGTTGAGCTCGCCGACACCTCCAGGTGTCGGCTGCTAGCGGCGTTGGAGCGGCAAGAGCTCACGGTGGGGGAGCTCGCCGCGGCGCTGCAGCTGCCGCAGAGCACGGTGAGCCGGCATCTTCGCATTCTGGCCGATCAGGACTGGGTGTCGTCGCGCGCGGAAGGGAGCAGCCGGTGGTACCGGCGGAATCCGTTGCTCGATGCCGATATGCTGGGGCTGTGGGAGCTGGTGCGTGGCGCCATGGCCAACACTCCGGCGGCGCTGCAGGATGACGCGCGCATCGACGCGGTGATTGCCACCCGTCGGTCGGTGACGCAGGCGTTCTTTGCGACGGCCAGCGCCGAGTGGGATGCGCTACGCACCGACATGTTTGGCGCGCGCGCGGATCTTGCCGCCACCTTTGCGCTGCTCGATCCCGACCTCGTGGTAGGCGATCTGGGGTGCGGCACCGGCTCGCTCTCGGCCGCGCTCGCGCCTCATGTGGGCCACGTGCACGCCATTGACGCGTCGCCGGCCATGCTGGATGCCGCTGCCACACGTCTGGGTGCGTTTGACAACGTGTCCGTCACCGAAGGCACGCTCGAAGCGCTGCCCCTGGAGACTGGCGTGCTCGACGTGGCCCTGCTCACGCTGGTGCTGCATCACGTGGCCGACCCGGCGCGCGCGTTGCGGGAAGTGCATCGGGTGCTGCGTCCGGCGGGGCGCTTGCTCATTACCGACATGCGCCCGCACACGCACGAACGGTATCGCGAGCAGATGGGGCATGTGTGGCTGGGCTTCTCCGAAGCGGTGCTGAGCGCGTGGCTGCACGAGGCCGGCTTTGATCGCGTGCGCTATGTGCCGATACCCGTGGATGCAGAGGCCAGCGGGCCCGCGTTGTTCAGTTGTACGGCGGTGGCGATGCCGCGGCCGTTGATGGTGGTGTGA
- a CDS encoding universal stress protein, with protein sequence MSAIAHSPLSTSSHFSLAVGGPVIVASDGSAVSHEALFNAGRLVSSALGGALEVIGVCEPIPGVAAGMDVLPVPAELDESRRAAMLDDLRRTVSIAAAGDLQWPITVVIGSPPRTIAAEAEQRGAAMIVMGIGRHNPLDRLFGTETTLSTLRESHVPVLAVGPHFPAAPSRAVVGLDFSLASIQAAHLAMRLLGPGGHLTLVHVRPRFEHPSADWQSWDADYGRTLPPLFDQVVSQLDVPAGLTVDTVTVRGDPAPALLAYAQQVNAELIAVGTQRHSLFERLVVGSVATRVLRTARVGVLAVPGQGEH encoded by the coding sequence ATGTCTGCCATCGCTCACAGTCCATTGTCCACATCGAGCCATTTCTCACTGGCTGTCGGCGGGCCCGTCATCGTGGCCAGCGACGGCTCAGCGGTGTCCCACGAAGCGCTCTTCAACGCCGGCCGTCTGGTGTCGTCGGCGCTGGGGGGCGCGCTCGAGGTGATAGGCGTCTGTGAACCCATCCCCGGGGTGGCAGCCGGGATGGATGTCCTACCGGTTCCCGCGGAGCTGGATGAGTCGCGCCGCGCCGCCATGCTCGACGATCTACGTCGCACCGTGAGCATTGCGGCGGCGGGCGATCTGCAGTGGCCCATTACGGTGGTGATTGGCTCGCCGCCACGCACCATTGCGGCGGAGGCGGAGCAGCGGGGCGCGGCGATGATTGTCATGGGCATTGGTCGACACAATCCGTTGGATCGATTGTTCGGTACCGAAACCACGCTGTCCACCCTGCGCGAATCCCACGTGCCGGTGTTGGCGGTGGGACCGCATTTCCCCGCTGCCCCGTCGCGGGCAGTGGTGGGGCTCGACTTCAGCCTGGCCAGTATTCAGGCGGCGCATCTAGCCATGCGGTTGCTCGGTCCGGGGGGGCATCTCACGCTGGTGCACGTGCGCCCCCGCTTTGAACATCCCAGCGCCGACTGGCAGTCCTGGGATGCGGACTACGGCCGCACGCTGCCGCCGCTGTTCGATCAGGTGGTCTCGCAGCTCGATGTCCCGGCCGGCCTCACGGTGGATACCGTGACGGTGCGTGGCGATCCGGCGCCGGCGCTGCTGGCGTACGCGCAGCAGGTCAACGCCGAACTGATTGCGGTGGGCACCCAGCGGCATTCACTGTTTGAGCGGCTGGTGGTGGGCTCGGTCGCCACCCGGGTGTTGCGGACCGCGCGCGTGGGCGTGTTGGCGGTGCCGGGGCAGGGAGAGCACTAG